The Quercus robur chromosome 3, dhQueRobu3.1, whole genome shotgun sequence DNA segment tttccCGTTTCTAGGGTTTCGTTTCGTTTTTCATTTCCAGATTCTAGATTTTGAATtcatatatctctctctcagGTTTCGTTTTTCGAATCTCACGGATCTGGAGGGGCAACGGTTTCGATTATGAGCGATTGAAATGTCTGAGAATCATAGCTCAGAGCAGGTTCTGGAAGTTTCTGGAGCTCAGAACAGCAACTTTCTTGACTCAAATCCGGATCGTGCAATCCGGGCACCCGAAGAAGCTAACGGGTACTACGACCATGACCGAGTCAATCAGGTAATGAATTTATGATTGGTTGAAAGTATAGTAATTTTGATTTGATGTGAGAAATGGTTTATAATTTGTGCATATTAGTGAAGAGGTTGAGAAATGATTGCAGGAACCGGCGTTATTGTCGGTGATGGGTCGTGCTGAAAAcgataatgataatgataatgggGTTTCGGAGGAGGAAGAGGGGGGTGATTTTGTTGACTGCTCGGAAGAGTTGGTTTCTAGTGCTGAGAAGGAAGCAGCAGTTGTGGCAGTAGCGAGGGAAGAATCGGGGGATGATGGGGTTCGAGGAATCGAAAATGGGGTGTTGAATGGTTACGTGATGGATGAGCAGCCGGAACAACAACGACTGAGCAATGCACAGGAATACAAGGTCGAAAAATGTTGTTTAGTTGGGTAGTTTTGTTTAGTTACTCTTTGTGATTATCAATTTGGTATCAGAAATGCTATATGTCCGTAACGTTTTCACAATAGATTCTAAGTGACGGGTTGTTACTGATGAGCACTTCTCTTTTGGTATTGATTTGTGACTTTTGGCGTGCAGGACGAAAGAGAGGCGTTTGCTAGGGAAGTTGCTGAGCTTCGTCACGGGCTTAAGGCTCTGATTAATCATCAGCAGCCGTTGCTTGGTGAGAATGAGAGTGGGGAAAATGATAATAGCCCTTTGCTTGAAATGATAAAGGAATGCTCGCTGTTTGTGAAATTAGCTTCAGAGGACCGATTGCAGGCTGAGGCGACAATGAGAGAAATTCATGGTGTTGTTCTTATGAATGAACAAGAGATTGGAGATCTCAATGCACGGGTTTCTGAGTTATCAGTGTCGAATGATGCTGCGGCGTCTTATATGAGTTCGGTTCAGAATTCTTTGGAAGTATCGTTAGAAAAGGATCGGCATGTAGAGGATGTGGCAAACAGGATGTTAGCTTCTCTAGCATCGGTAGGTTATCAAGAAGAATCATTGGAGGATTCTATTAGTGGGAAAATAATTCAGGTTGAGAAAGGCAACTCTTTGTTGATTGAGAAGTACAATCAGATTCTTTCTGAAATTGATCGACTTAGGCAATGTTTGAACGAGACTGGGGTTGATATCAGGGTGCAAGAGGGTCATGGGACAATTTGTGTTGCTGCACGTGATGAGTTACTTGAGCTGAAAAGAAAGGAGGAGGATTTGACTGATAAAGTCAGACATCTAGAGGATGAAAATAGGAAATTAGTGGAACAACTTGACGGGCATAAAGAAATGGTTGAGAAAGTGAATGCAGAACTtgcaaacacaaaaatagaAGTTGAGCAGGAGAAGGTTAGGTGTGCTAATACCAAAGAGAAGCTTACCATGGCTGTGACAAAGGGAAAGGCATTGGTGCAACAGAGAGACTCATTGAAGCATTCTCTAGCTGATAAAACAAGTGAGCTTGAGAAATGTTTGATTGAATTGCAAGAGAAGTCTAGCGCATTGGAGTCTGCTGAACTAAGCAAGGAGGAATTGGTCAAAAGTGAAAATTTGATTGCATCTCTGCAGGAAACACTATCAGAAAGGACTTCCGTTcttgaaaaaattgaagaaattatGTCTGAGGCTGGTGTACCTGAGGAACTTCTTTCAATGGATATTAGAGAGAGATTTAGATGGCTTGTGGATGAGAGAAATATTCTAAAGGTTGTTTCACTGGAGTCTCAAAAATTGAAAGATGCTTTTTCCTCATTTGATCTACCAGAGACAGTTTCATCATCTGACTTGGAAGCTCGAGTGGGTTGGCTGAGGGAGTCATTTTACCGGGCTAAAGATGATGTAAATAGTTTGCAGGATGAAATTGCTAAAACAAGGGAAGCTGGCCTTAATGAGATTGACCGCTTAAGTGCTTCACTTTCAACAGCATTACAGGAAAAGGATTATTTTGAAACAGAGTTGGCTGATCTGATGAGGAAATATgaagaaattgttgaaaaagaaCTTCAGGTTACATTGGAGAAGGATCACTTAAGTGCTTCACTTTCAACAGCATTACAGGAAAAGGATTATCTTCAAACAGAGTTGGCTGAGCTGATGAGCAAATATGAAGAGATTGTTGTAAAAGAATGTCAAGTTACACTGGAGAAGGACCACTTAAGTGCTTCTCTTTCAGCAGAACTACAGGAAAAGGATTATTTTCAAACAGAGTTGGCCAACCTGATGGGAAAATACAAAGAGATTGTTGAAAAAGAGCATCAAGTTTCAGTGGAGAGGGATCAGATAGTGAAAATGTTGATTGAGGTTTCTGGAACTGAAATGGAAAAGGAAGAAGGGGTCTATCAGACTTTCTCTGACAATTCCAGTCTTGTTCACAGATGTTTTGAGAAGATAAAAGAACAGAGCAGTGCCATTTTGGATTCTTCCTATGTTAATGCAGAATTGTTTGAAAGAGTACAAAGTCTCTTGTATGTAAGGGATCACGAATTGATGCTGTGTGAGAAATTACTCGAAGAAGAGATGATGGTGAGATCAGAGGAAAAATTGATGAATGAGTTAAAGTTGGTTTCTGAAGAACTTGTAGCACTGAAAGAGGAAAAGAGCTCTCTATGGAAGGATCTTGAAAGATCAGAAGAGAAGTCTACTTTGATGGATAAATTGTCAAATGAGTTAAAGTTGGTATCTGAAGAACTTGTGGTGCTGAAAGAGGAAAAGAGCTCTCTACATAAGGATTTTGAAAGATTGGAAGGGGAGTCTGCTTTGGTGGAAAAACTGTCGAGTGAGTTAAAGTTGGTATCTGAAGAACTTGTAGCGCTGAAAGAGGAAAAGAGCTCTCTACAGAATGATGTTGAAAGATCAGAAGAGAAGTCCACTTTGGTGGAAAAACTGTCGAATGAGTTAAAATTGGTATCTGAAGAACTTGTAGTGCTGAAAGAGGAAAATAGCTCTCTACAAAGGGATCTTGAAAGATTGGAAGAGAAGTCTGCTTTGGTGGAAAAACTGTCGAATGAGTTAAAATTGGTATCTGAAGAACTTGTAGCGCTGAAAGAGGAAAATAGCTCTCTACAAAGGGATCTTGAAAGATTGGAAGAGAAGTCTGCTTTGGTGGAAAAACTGTCGAATGAGTTAAAGTTGTTATCTGAAGAACTTGTAGCACTGAAAGAGGAAAAGAGTTCACTTCATAATGATCTAGAAAGATCGGAAGAGAAGTCTGCTTTGGTGGAAAAACTGTCGAATGAGTTAAAATTGGTATATGAAGAACTTGTAGCACTGAAAGAGGAAAAGAGCTCACTTCAGAATGATCTTGAAAGATCAGAAGAGAAGTCCACTTCAGTGGAAAAACTGTCGAATGAGTTAAAATTGGTATCTGAAGAACTTGTAGTGCTGAAAGAGGAAAAGAGCTCTCTACAGAAGGATCTTGAAAGATCGGAAGAGAAGTCTGCTTTGGTGGAAAAACTGTCAAATGAGTTAAAGTTGGTATCTGAAGAACTTGTAGAATTGAAAGAGGAAAAGAGCTCTTTATGGAAGGATCTTGAAAGATCAGAGGAGAAGTCCACTTTGGTGGATAAATTTTCAAATGAGTTAAAGTTGGTATCTGAAGAACTTGTAGCGCTGAAAGAGGAAAAGAGCTCTCTACAGAAGGATCTTGAAAGATTGGAAGAGAAGTCTACTTTGGTGGAAAAAGTGTCGAATGAGTTAAAGTTGGTTTCTGAAGAACTTGTAGCACTGAAAGAGGAAAAGAGCTCTCTACAGAAGGATCTTGAAAGATCGGAAGAGAAGTCTGCATTGGTGAGGGAGAAGTTATCCATGGCAGTTAAGAAAGGCAAGGGATTGGTTCAAGATCGGGAGAACTTgaaaaagcttctggatgaaaAGAACTCAGAAATTCAGAAGTTGAAGCTCGAGTTACAGCAGCAAGAATCTGCAGTCATTGACTGCAGAGATCAGATTAAAACATTGTCTACTGACGTAGAGCACATCCCAAAGTTGGAGGCTGATCTTGCTGCGATGAAAGATCAACGTGATCAACTTGAGCAATTCTTATTGGAGAGCAATAAAATTTTACAGAAAGTGGTTGAATCTATTGATGGCATCGTTCTTCCTGTTGATACAGTTTTTGATGAGCCCGTAGGAAAGGTGAATTGGCTTTCTGGGTACATTAATGAATGCCTGGAAGCTAAGACGCATGTAGAGCAGGAGTTGGGTAAGGTGAAAGAGGATGCGAATACCTTGGTTAGTGAGTTAGCAGAAGCCCAAGCAACTGTGAAATCACTGGAAGACGCATTGTCAGTTGTGGAGAACAATGTTACTCAACTAGCTGAAGAAAAGAGGGAATTAGAAGTTGGAAAGACAAATATTGAACAAGAGTTACAGAAAGCAGTAGAAGAAGCTTGTTCCCAGACCAGCAAGTTTGTCGAGGCTTTTGCAACTAGGAAGTCACTTGAAGAGGCCTTATCACTGGCAGAAAATAATATATCTGTGCTGTtcagagagaaagaagaggCTCAAGTAAGTAAAACTGCTGCAGAGATGGAACTGGAGAAAGTGAAAGAAGAGGTTGCTATTCAGACCAGCAAACTAACGGAGGCCTTCAAAACTATAAAGTCACTTGAAGATTCACTGTCTCAGGTAGAGACTAATGTTGCTTTGCTGACTGAGCAAAATAATGATGCACAAGTTGGTAGAACTAATTTGGAGAATGAGCTAAAAAAGCTGCAAGAGGAAGCGGGGTCCCAAGCTAACAAGCTGGCAGATTCATATGCAACAATAAAATCGCTGGAAGATGCGCTGTTGAGGGCAGAAGATGATATTTCTGTACTTCAAggtgaaaagaaaaatgcagaAGAGGAACTATTGTCACTTAATTCCAAGTTAAATGCATGCATGGAAGAGTTGGCTGGAACCAGTGGCAGTTTTGAAAGCAAATCTATAGAGCTTGCTGGACACCTTAATGATCTTCAAGTGATTATGAAAGATGAGACTCTGTTATCAAGGGTAAAAGAATGCTTTGAGAAGAAATTCGAGAGCTTGAGAAAAATGGATCTCAttcttaaaaacataaagaCCCATTTTGTAGAAGTGGATTTAGAAAAGCTGCAAAGTCACCATGTCATGGAGGTAACCTTATACGAgcatgtgtgtgtatacatcaaaatttttcttgttgagtgatttttttttttttttggggggggggggggggggggggggggttgtgggGGGGTCTGTGCATGTTATTTTGGTAGATCTCCATATGTGTGTATTTAGATTTTGCCTTTTTGTACTTGATTCTGTGACTAGTAATTACCTTCACCTATATAATCGTTATGAGTGCATCAACTTCAATTAGCCAATCTGTCTGGGTCTTTAAATCAGAATTGTTAGCATTGAGTATTGACAAGGcattttcaattataattagAATTATCAATGGAAAAGAATATACCACTGGTTTGGAATATGTATGCTCAAGTGGATCACTTGTTTGCTTTAAAAAACAGACGACAGTTGccaattttttggttctttattAGTGGTTGTGGATCTCTCTTGCTAACATGctctctttttctatttaaGAATGCAGAATGAATCTAAagcttttctctttctcctatctaatcttttccatcttttctcTAATTGGCTTGTTTTATTTATTCCAGGATGATTTAAATGTTATGAACTCTTTCTCAGATAGCCTCAACAATATTGTTGATGTTGAAATTGATAACAGCTGGGTGAGTGCTGCAGATGGTGACAATATTTCTTCACAATTTAGAAAGACTGTGGAAGGGTTCCAGTCgagaaacaaaattatttatgataaaGTCGAAGGTTTTTCATCTTTTATAGATGAGTGTATCGCAGGTTTGTTGAGAAAATTACAGGAAACACAGGATGGTGTAGTATTTGTACTTGATCACATTGAATCtttgaaacaaaaatcaaagaatctgGAAATGATTCAACAGGAACAGGAGACCACTATAGCCATGTTAGAAAATGATGTTGCGACTTTGTTGTCTGCTTGTGCTGATGCTACGAGAGAACTGCAGATTGAAGTGAAGAACAATCTATTGGAACTTATCTCTGTTCCTGAGCTTGAGAAGTTGAACCATACTTTGTCTTTAGAAATGAGAGAGACTGATGGAGATGCCACAGTTGAGCAGCAACAAAGGCTTGATGGCAACAAACATGTTGATGCTGcaaataagttgttattggcaACTAGAAAATTTCAATCTCTGGTTAAACAGTTTGATAGCACAAGTAATGTGGCAGCCGCTACAGTTGAAGAATTGCAAAATAAATTGAAACAAAGTAGAATAAGTCTTGAAAATGCTATTGAAGAAAGGGATCTAAACCAAGATAGAGTTTCCAAGCTAGAGAGTGAGGTAGAAGAATTGCAAACTTCATGCAGTGAGCTGAGGCTTAAACTAAATGATTCTCATTCCAAAGAGGAAAAGTTAAAGGAAAGAGAGGCAGAAATTTCCTCGCTGTCCAATACTTTgttaatgaaagaaaaaggtaaACATCTTTGATGGGATCTTGCTGCACAAATCTATTttggttgttattattttttcatttttcttctgaCTTCTTTGTTCATATTTGTTGTTTCAGAGGCAGAAGACTCCCTTCTGTCAGCATCCCAAGTGAAAACACTCCTTGACAAAGTTGGAGGGATTGAAATCCCTATGGCAGAGTCAGAAGTTGGAGACCTGGTGCCCCATAATTCTGCTCATGTAAAGAAGCTCTTTTACATTATTGATACTGTTACTGAGTTGCAGCAGCAAGTGAGGTTATTGTCTCATGACAAAGAAGAGCTGCAATCAACAATTACAACACAGATTCTGGAAATTGAGCATCTGAAGGAGGAAGTTGAGGAACTTGTCAGGGACAGACAAGATTCCGAAAAAGTGAAGGATGAACTGTCTGAGCTCACTTTTGGTTTGGAGAAAATTATAGGTATTTTAGGAGGTGAATTGTTTGACCAAAAATCTGCTGGTGTCAAGGGACTTCTGTCAGTATTAGAAAAGCAGGTTGTGACCATGCCTTTGgaattggaaaattcaaaatcaaaagctCAGGAGCTTGGCACAAAGTTGTCTGCAAGCCAAAAGGTTGTGGATGAATTGTCAATCAAAGTTAAAGTTCTTGAAGACTCACTTCAAGATAGGAGTGCTCAGACAGAGATTGTTCAGGAAAGGAGCATCTTTGAAGCTCCCTCATTGCCTACAGGGTCCGAGATATCTGAAATTGAAGATGcggtaattattgaattacatgattttttaatataattttcttcatgcatgatttttttgtttctctgaACAAAGTTTTCACGGATAAATATTAAGCAAACTGTGTTGGTTTTTGGATCTCAAAAGACCTTAGGTTCAGGTCTTGCAGATGTTCCAGTAAGACAATTTTTGTTTCTCTGAACAAAGTTTTCACGGATAAATATTAAGCAAACTGTGTTGGTTTTTGGATCTCAAAAGACCTTAGGTTCAGGTCTTGCAGATGTTCCAGTAAGACAAATtagattaattaatatattctatatatatatctgtacTGCCTATAGAGTGTCGTTTTTTGGTGATCTATGTGGCCAACCTAATTGTTAAAACTTTCCATTGGAAAAGTTAAAGCTTTCTTCAAtcctttttcttgttctctctTCCCTAatgaatttcaaaacttaagttggatattgaaaaaagaaagatgtagTTCAGGCAAAGGAGTAATGATATGTAACACAATTTGGGTAGACTTGCTGTTAGGTGACTCAAAATTGTCCTCTCCAAATAATAGAGAAGATGCGTGTATAAAGCATTTCTTGCCATATGCAGGGCTCACTTGGGCAGACTACAAAATCTCCTGTCCCGCCAGCCACTGTTGCAAGAACTGTGCGAAAGGGTTCGGCTGAGCATCTCGCAATCAATGTTGATGTGGAATCTGAACGTTTGATCAACAATGAGGGAAGTGATGAGGACAAAGGTTTGCATTCTATCTCATCTTCATCCAAATATTCAGTTTAGAAAGCTCAGGTAATTGACGtatgtttttttctcttatcCAGGTCATGTATTCAAGTCTCTGAACACGTCAGGTCTCATTCCAAAACAAGGAAAGTTGATTGCAGATCGAGTTGATGGAATCTGGTAACATGCCATATCATCTGCTTTAGTTTATGTTTCAATTACTGTATTGAAATTTGGAACCTAATCTACTAACTGGCGAATAAAGTCATAACTGAGTTGGATTATGTTCTATATACAGACTCGATACTAAGTTTCTTTTTAATCTGTACATGCAGGGTATCCGGTGGTCGACTTTTGATGAGTCGTCCCCAAGCAAGGCTAGGCCTTATTGCCTATTCACTCTTATTGCATATATGGCTGTTGGCAACGATTTTGTGACGAATTCTTTGATCATCTGTTCTCTGGATCATACCGCAACAATATTCTTAGTCTGCAAGTTGTATCATAGATAAATaacatttctattttttttcccattcttTTATGGTCACGGTGGTTAACATGTTCATATTTTACATATCACCATATTGATTCTctgaaatcatatttttttaggGGTTCAGGGAATACATGCCTCTCTGCTTTTAGAGAGATGTATCACTTTAGTTACTTAATAAGTCTTTTGTCCTGTTGGAATTTTGAGCTATAGTTTCAAGTTTGGTAGATAAACATGAAATGTAAGTGGTGACACACCATTTGTTCTAGACTTCTAGTATCTCTGTGTTAACTATGCGGACTTTGAGGATTGGTGCTGAGACTGAGAATGATCTTCATTGAAATCGGAAATTATTTctgaaatattttaattatctaCAACTTATTGTTGAGCAAATTAAAACTCATAGTTATCCAATTTAATTCCAATAAGCACCGAGAGATATTTGAATCTCAATTTTGCCTATCTGGACTAAATTCTGAATACAAATATTAACTTGTACTAAGTTATTAATTCAAGAattgtaaaccaaaaaaaaaaaaaaaaacctacaaaattaAATATCTATTTATATTACAGGAGTTAATTTCTtcttaagggttttttttttatataaataaaattggatTTAATACGTATTAGTCatatctacttttttttcttttttcctttttcccttgAAACGTATGGAGTGGACGAGGATTATTCAAAAAtaaccatttaatttttttttaattaaaaaaatagaggatTGAGATTGAGAGAAGCTTTCTCCTCGTTTGGTCCTTGAATATTCTGAATTTCCAAAACTATCCCCCAAATGGCCACGTGGCGATAGCTGAAAATTTAGACAGAGAGTAAACAAACGGTTGGGAAGAGTTGAACTCTCAGTAGTTCAATGTTCTCAGTTCTTACTTTCTCAGCCTCAGAGAATTTGAACATCTTTCTTCTGCTTTTCCCAGCAAAACTCAAATAAGGTTTGGTTTTCTCTGAATTCCAGTtgctttaccaaaaaaaatatagagctTACTTTCTTTAcccatttcttttctctttataatTGAAGTAGTAGTTGGAATTTAACAGACATCCAAAGTGAAGTGCACCCATTTGGATTTTGAAGCTGctatctttttatatatatatgggtttgCTCACTATAAACTGTTGGTGGACCAGAACAAACAATTTCTCTACAACCCTCTTTCCTTACAGAGCATCTACCTTCATGGGTTAGTTTTTTCAAACCCCCtttaatttatttctctctctctttatgtTTTGCTAAGTTTATATTTCacaaacacacatatatttatatataaagaacaGTTATTTGTATGTTATTCTTAAACATTTCCATTAAGGCAGATAGGGGGTTGTGCGTTGATCATTCGTTTTGGTTCATGCATATAAGAGTTGGGTCAGACATTGCTCCTTATAAAGCCTTATTTAGTGCTGGTGTTTAATTTCCCAAATGTTGTGGTTGCAGCACAATGATAGTGATATTTTGTTGGTCCTATATATGGACCTGGGATGTTATTATGTAGGCTTGCAAATATGGGAGGGGATTTCTGAGACTTGGGTCTTAAGTCTTGACTGTGTATTAGGAAGAAATTACTTTATAATAGCACAGAGGGATCGAATCAAATGAGGAAGGGACAAGAACTAGTCCTCGTTTAGGCTTTGTACTACAAATAATGGAATATTTCATAATTTcatctgtttttttttcttggttgcTTTATATTATGAAGTACAATAACAATGCAACCTCAAGATGCTATTCTATTTTGAAATTCTACACTAACATTACAATCTTAATAGCAAGCTGCCCCATCTAACAGCATTGACATATTCCTAGCTGAGAAGCTCTATTTTTAGTCTTGCAGTATTTCATTTTCCATTGACAATGTACTTGTTATTTGTTAAATGCTTAATTTTTGTATGACTGTCCAAATGTGATTAGGCGGGAAGTTTATTCACCTCTATGATGCGGAACAGGTTGTACTTTCTACATTGCACAGTGtaatattctcttctttttagcAATTTGATGTTAAATCTGAGAAAAATTGCAGaacttttgtttttctatcATCTCACACTAATATAATTCTTTTTGCAGGGTTTTAGATTTGATACAAGGGCTTTTGCAAGCCGGAATTCAGTGAAGAAATTGAGAAGAAATAGACAACCACCTGAAATTGTAGCAGATATTCCTCCCACAAAAGATGATTATGTTCAAGATGAAAACTCAGCTTCCTCTTTTGAAAATTCAGTTGATCAGAATTCTACAATAAAGCCTTCCAGGAGTACTGTGCTTCAGGCATGTACCATCACTTCTGGATTAATAGCGGCTTTGGGTATAATACTTCGTCAGGTATGCTTACTCTCATGCATCACTACCTTGGCATTCTACTCTATTTTTGCCTAAGAGTGATATTTCTGGGATTGTAAGAAGCCACCTAGTCATACTCATGTCATTTCCGCTCCGTTTTGGTTTCTCATTGTGTTATTTGAATTAAACGCTTCCTCCTTTTTTACCTTGTggattcttcctttttttctgtTTAGATTGAATCACTACTTAAGAGTGGAATCAAAATTGTGAGACAATTTCAGAAGTTTGAATtaggaatattttattttatgatgatGTAAATGCGCTACACCCAGTTCCCCCTTTCTTTATCCTCTTGTTTGTGACAAACAATGCATCCTTGTATCCACTTATAACGTGCGAGTAATGTTCTGTCATATTGTTAAATAGCAATCAGTGCCATAGgactttttttctatttaatatcaatattttatgtTCACGCCAAACACCAGTCATAAAACTTTGTTACTTAATGTTCTTGATTTTAGTCAGGACATGTCACTTTGGAGTAAAGGAGAATTCTCAATTTcactataataaaaattaaaaaatttcatgggcAACATTATGTTTGGTCAATCATCTGGATCTTAATTTTGTTCTCTAATTGCTATTTGCAGGTATCCCATGTTGCATCAGTGGAAGGATTGCCAATCCTTGACTGCTCCGCAGAAGTATCATGTATAAATTTTGTGTTCACTTcttattgcaaaattttcattgactttttttattgttctccCTTTTCAGATTCAACATCCTGCTTCTTTCCGCAGAATGCAAAAGAGacattttctttgaaaataacTTTTTGGAAAACTGAGCAGACAGGATAGTGAAAATCATCTAAAATGAATAGTTGTCCTAAAAGGCTAAAACATGATTAACATTTCTGGGAAGCAGCCCATCAGCCAATGGCAGTGGAATAGCAGACACCAAATGCAAATCAAattattggttttgtttttctagATTTTGAAAGCTCAATTGTACTTTCTCGTGGATATGAAAtataattttgggttttgattttcaaaaaagatGTTACTAGAATAATCAAAATTTGCTCATTTTTCAAATCTGCAAAAAGGATTAGAAATCTATTGAAATATAGAATATGCTGAtgctttattaaaataattttcctgATAATTATATAATGTGGAGAATGTCATTCTAATATGGAATCATCTTTCCAatattctatattttatttttatacaaccTTTTTGCCTCTTATGTTGTAGACTGGAATTGGGCATTTCATTACTTAAAAGAGTGTCATGTTTTCCCCATGTACAGTTGGTTTTGAGATGTGGCATCTTGAGTTGATTACAGGAATAGTTGTATTGATATCATCAAGCCGATATCTACTACTGAAGACATGGCCAGATTTTGCTGAGTCTAGTGAAGCAGCCAATCAGCAGGTAGCTGTACTGATTTTCCTAACTGTCTCTAGAGGGACTCGTacatatcatttaatttttgtaatgaaTTAACATCTCTACAACTGTCAGCATAGCTAGAATTATATATTGGATGGTTGAGAAAAGTACACCCCCCCCaccctctcccccccccccccccccccccaacaaaaccCTTAtctcccccaaaaaaagaaaaagaagtcaCTGCTCCAGTTGAGTTGATATTGTACCAATCCTTAGCTGCTTTGACGAATTCCAACAACATCCTATATTTGATGCAGGTCCTTGCTTCACTTCAGATTTTGGATTACATAATTGTTGCATTCCTGCCTGGTATTAGTGAGGTaataagcaaagaaaaatgtttttatcatttgtgtgtgtgtgtgtgtttttgtttttaattatagttCTATTAAGAGTGCATTGTTACATATGCTGGTTCATGGTTGACTAGGAATTGCTTTTCCGTGGTGCATTGCTACCACTTTTTGGATTCAATTGGAAGAGTGTCTTTTTGGTTGCCGCTATTTTTGGTGTTCTACACGTCGGCAGTGGCCGAAAGTATTCCTTTGCTCTCTGGTATTCATCTTCTTGACATGATAAAGATTTCATTTTCTCCAAATTAATTTATGAATCAATTGCATTGACTCTCTACTTTACCTTATTTAAATTAAGAGTAGGCATATATCCTCTTCATTTAGTCCCTACTAATATTTAGTATGCCCTTCTTGCTGCATCTTCTACTTTCCATTCTCTGATAGCTCTAACTTTCAAAGCAAATGTGATGCCTTCACTGGTCCATTTAAGGCAGAAATTAAACATTGAGTAGTTATCCATCATCTTATAAGTGAACAGCTCTAACAGCCTTTGGACATCCAGCCATGGATTATATTTTATAGTTAGTGTTTTGCAAATAGAATTCATATTAGGAGACCTAGTGTTCAAATCCTCCCTCCCCATTGTTGTcgaattatttataaaaataaaattataaattataaataaaaaaatcagaagAAGTTTGGATTGTATTGTTTGATGTCCTATGGAATAATCTTCAAACTATTCAGGCACTGTGGGCTCCAATTAATCAGGATTTTGGTGTTTGACATGTTTCAGGGCAACTTTTGTTGGGCTTGTGTATGGTTATGCCACAATTATGTCTTCTAGCCTTATTGTGCCAATGGCTTCTCACGCGATAAACAATCTGGTTGGAGGGATTTTGTGGCGATACACCTCAAAATCATCAGAGAAGTTATAAGACAATTACAATCTGCCTCATTTTCAGTTGTtagggaaaaaa contains these protein-coding regions:
- the LOC126718308 gene encoding uncharacterized protein LOC126718308 isoform X1: MGLLTINCWWTRTNNFSTTLFPYRASTFMGGKFIHLYDAEQVVLSTLHSGFRFDTRAFASRNSVKKLRRNRQPPEIVADIPPTKDDYVQDENSASSFENSVDQNSTIKPSRSTVLQACTITSGLIAALGIILRQVSHVASVEGLPILDCSAEVSFGFEMWHLELITGIVVLISSSRYLLLKTWPDFAESSEAANQQVLASLQILDYIIVAFLPGISEELLFRGALLPLFGFNWKSVFLVAAIFGVLHVGSGRKYSFALWATFVGLVYGYATIMSSSLIVPMASHAINNLVGGILWRYTSKSSEKL
- the LOC126718308 gene encoding uncharacterized protein LOC126718308 isoform X2 → MGGKFIHLYDAEQVVLSTLHSGFRFDTRAFASRNSVKKLRRNRQPPEIVADIPPTKDDYVQDENSASSFENSVDQNSTIKPSRSTVLQACTITSGLIAALGIILRQVSHVASVEGLPILDCSAEVSFGFEMWHLELITGIVVLISSSRYLLLKTWPDFAESSEAANQQVLASLQILDYIIVAFLPGISEELLFRGALLPLFGFNWKSVFLVAAIFGVLHVGSGRKYSFALWATFVGLVYGYATIMSSSLIVPMASHAINNLVGGILWRYTSKSSEKL
- the LOC126718308 gene encoding uncharacterized protein LOC126718308 isoform X3, with amino-acid sequence MGLLTINCWWTRTNNFSTTLFPYRASTFMGGKFIHLYDAEQVVLSTLHSGFRFDTRAFASRNSVKKLRRNRQPPEIVADIPPTKDDYVQDENSASSFENSVDQNSTIKPSRSTVLQACTITSGLIAALGIILRQVSHVASVEGLPILDCSAEVSFGFEMWHLELITGIVVLISSSRYLLLKTWPDFAESSEAANQQVLASLQILDYIIVAFLPGISEGNFCWACVWLCHNYVF